One Novipirellula galeiformis DNA window includes the following coding sequences:
- a CDS encoding AGE family epimerase/isomerase: MNPAQLDHLLATYRDGLLGDTLPFWTKHCVDREQGGFMMSLDRAGNVIDTDKGVWQQCRFTWLLGELYNHVEPRQEWLELAKHGANFIDTHCFDPADSRMWFHLTRDGTPIRKRRYAFSESFAAIAYGELAKATGESHYAEKAQRTFERFIDHNLNPQGVEPKFTHTRPTRSIGFPMIAIATAQELRESIGLASANEWIDRGIDDIRRYHLKPQIECVMETVGIHGEPLDHFDGRLLNPGHAIEAAWFLMREGQWRGDQELIHTGCRMLDWMWHRGWDETHGGILYFVDVDGHSVQEYWHDMKFWWPQNETIIATLMAYTLTGNPRYLQWHQQIHDWAYSHFPDPQHGEWFGYLHRDGSVSSQLKGGLWKGPFHLPRMQLVCWKRLAQWKIESSQSANAERGHDPQSLL; this comes from the coding sequence ATGAATCCCGCCCAACTCGATCATCTCCTCGCCACCTATCGAGATGGCTTGCTCGGCGACACGTTGCCGTTTTGGACGAAGCATTGCGTGGACCGAGAACAGGGTGGCTTCATGATGTCACTTGATCGCGCTGGCAACGTCATCGATACCGATAAAGGGGTTTGGCAACAGTGTCGATTTACGTGGTTGCTCGGCGAGCTTTACAATCATGTCGAACCACGCCAAGAGTGGCTTGAACTAGCAAAACATGGTGCGAACTTTATCGACACCCACTGCTTCGATCCCGCCGATTCTCGCATGTGGTTCCACCTCACTCGCGATGGAACACCGATTCGTAAACGTCGCTATGCGTTTTCGGAAAGCTTTGCTGCGATCGCCTACGGTGAACTCGCCAAGGCGACCGGCGAATCACACTATGCCGAAAAAGCCCAACGTACGTTTGAGCGTTTCATCGATCACAATCTCAATCCGCAGGGCGTTGAACCAAAATTCACCCACACGCGTCCGACCCGCAGCATCGGGTTTCCGATGATCGCGATCGCCACGGCACAAGAGCTTCGCGAGTCCATCGGGTTGGCCAGCGCGAACGAGTGGATCGATCGCGGCATTGACGACATCCGGCGGTATCATCTCAAGCCACAGATCGAGTGCGTGATGGAAACCGTGGGCATCCATGGCGAACCGCTGGATCACTTCGATGGCCGCCTACTCAATCCCGGACATGCGATCGAAGCCGCCTGGTTTCTGATGCGGGAAGGCCAATGGCGAGGGGACCAAGAACTGATTCATACCGGCTGCAGAATGCTCGATTGGATGTGGCACCGCGGTTGGGATGAAACCCACGGCGGCATCCTCTATTTCGTCGATGTCGACGGACATTCGGTTCAAGAATATTGGCATGACATGAAGTTCTGGTGGCCTCAAAACGAGACCATCATCGCCACGCTGATGGCCTACACGCTGACCGGCAATCCTCGATATTTGCAGTGGCATCAACAGATTCACGATTGGGCTTACTCTCATTTCCCCGATCCTCAGCACGGAGAGTGGTTTGGCTACCTTCACCGCGATGGCAGCGTCAGCTCTCAACTCAAAGGCGGGCTTTGGAAAGGCCCCTTCCACCTGCCACGGATGCAACTAGTGTGCTGGAAACGATTGGCCCAATGGAAAATCGAATCCAGCCAATCGGCCAATGCCGAACGAGGCCACGATCCTCAATCGCTGCTGTAG
- a CDS encoding sulfatase family protein, with protein MRAMLFLISVLLLGVLASAAQPEGSRPNILFVFSDDHALEAISAYRGRFKDIAPTPHLDRIAREGAIFNNSFCANSICGPSRACILTGKHSHINGFRTNRDHFNGNQWSFQKDLRQAGYTTALIGKWHLHGQPQGFDHWEIFPGQGNYYNPDFITMDAMRHREQGYCTDLVTDKAVAWLDGRDKTKPFLLMCQHKAPHRTFAPALRHLGAFDGVEFPEPSNLFDDYATRSKTLVTNQMSIENHFRWTYDLKVRPEEHEGIDLPGPDSGFAIEYNRMTPAQKKAWDAHYGPLNQQFIADYQAGNKDDPKTLTRWKYARYLQNYLATIKSVDESVGRLLDYLDKHDLANNTLVIYSSDQGFYLGEHGWYDKRWMFEESFKMPFLIRWPGVVTPNTRPEAMIQNIDYAPTFLEAAGLSIPTAVQGRSLLPVLRDTTTMPADWRESLYYHYYEAGGEHNVPIHYGVRTQRYKLIHFPATDQWNLFDLEADPHEMLNIYERSENRGRRDELKRELDRLRKQYQL; from the coding sequence TCCGTTTTACTATTGGGGGTTCTCGCATCAGCGGCCCAGCCGGAGGGTTCGCGCCCGAACATTTTGTTCGTGTTCTCGGATGACCATGCGTTAGAGGCCATCTCGGCTTATCGTGGTCGGTTCAAAGACATCGCGCCGACACCCCATCTCGACCGTATCGCTCGAGAGGGTGCGATTTTCAACAACTCCTTTTGTGCCAATTCGATCTGCGGTCCCTCTCGCGCCTGCATCCTGACCGGCAAGCATTCGCACATCAACGGATTCCGTACGAATCGTGACCACTTCAACGGAAACCAATGGTCGTTCCAAAAAGACCTTCGCCAAGCCGGCTACACAACGGCATTGATCGGAAAGTGGCATTTGCATGGTCAACCGCAAGGCTTCGATCACTGGGAAATTTTCCCTGGCCAAGGAAACTACTACAACCCCGACTTCATCACGATGGACGCAATGCGACATCGCGAGCAAGGGTATTGCACCGATCTGGTCACGGACAAAGCCGTCGCTTGGCTCGACGGGCGAGACAAAACCAAGCCTTTTTTGTTGATGTGTCAGCACAAAGCTCCGCATCGCACCTTCGCCCCCGCACTGCGACATTTGGGCGCCTTTGACGGCGTCGAGTTTCCGGAACCCAGCAACTTATTCGACGACTACGCCACGCGGTCCAAAACGCTGGTGACGAACCAGATGTCGATCGAAAACCATTTCCGCTGGACCTATGACCTCAAAGTGCGTCCCGAAGAACACGAGGGCATTGACTTGCCTGGTCCGGACAGCGGTTTCGCGATTGAATACAACCGCATGACGCCGGCGCAAAAGAAAGCGTGGGACGCGCACTATGGACCGCTAAACCAACAATTCATTGCCGACTACCAAGCCGGAAACAAGGACGACCCCAAAACGCTCACCCGTTGGAAGTACGCGCGTTACCTTCAAAACTATCTCGCCACGATAAAATCCGTCGACGAGTCGGTGGGCCGGTTACTTGACTACTTGGACAAGCATGATCTGGCCAACAACACCCTGGTGATCTATTCCTCCGATCAAGGTTTCTACCTGGGCGAACACGGTTGGTACGACAAACGATGGATGTTCGAAGAGTCATTCAAAATGCCGTTCCTGATCCGCTGGCCCGGCGTCGTCACCCCGAACACGCGTCCCGAAGCCATGATCCAAAACATCGATTATGCACCGACGTTTCTCGAGGCCGCCGGCCTTTCCATTCCCACAGCCGTACAGGGACGGTCGTTGTTGCCGGTGCTGCGCGACACGACCACGATGCCCGCAGATTGGCGTGAATCGCTCTACTATCACTACTACGAGGCGGGGGGAGAACACAATGTACCGATCCACTACGGCGTCCGTACGCAGCGGTACAAACTGATCCATTTCCCCGCGACCGACCAATGGAACCTGTTCGACCTCGAAGCAGATCCGCATGAAATGTTGAACATTTATGAACGCAGCGAAAATCGAGGACGGCGAGACGAATTGAAGCGGGAACTCGACCGTCTTCGCAAGCAGTACCAACTCTGA